One part of the Esox lucius isolate fEsoLuc1 chromosome 10, fEsoLuc1.pri, whole genome shotgun sequence genome encodes these proteins:
- the LOC105007927 gene encoding free fatty acid receptor 3, producing MVRSDGSTYFVTTMVATTAGNWTNEPCYPIGFAQFAYITTFVIGMPANILAFYTFCRKVHRKPTPIDILLLNLTISDLIFLIFLPLKMKEAADNGKWILPRFLCPITGFLFYSTIYNSTLLLTAVSVERYLSVACPVRFTAPGRVVKTQVACVIFWITSFANCSIVLQMELSKSPDDIFCYDKFSKKQLIILNPVRLELFVILFCVPFLICTFCYVNFIRILSQIPNITRHRRMRAIGLAIGTLVVFTLCFGPYNVSHLFGMIDGKVPCWRKYALLLTTFNACLDPIIFYLSSSAVRSRLSICLKKIKVQLNPKATSAQTANTPEPMDSIPSSSQRFCVSNTLDIKDTC from the coding sequence TGACTACAATGGTAGCAACAACAGCTggaaattggacaaatgaaccaTGTTATCCCATTGGATTTGCACAGTTTGCCTACATCACTACCTTTGTGATTGGGATGCCAGCCAACATCCTGGCATTTTATACTTTCTGCCGAAAAGTACACCGCAAGCCTACACCCATTGACATCCTGCTACTCAACCTGACCATCTCCGACTTaatcttcctcatcttcctgCCTTTAAAGATGAAGGAAGCTGCTGATAATGGGAAATGGATCCTTCCTCGCTTCTTGTGTCCAATAACTGGTTTCCTGTTCTACTCCACCATTTATAACAGCACCCTCCTCCTTACTGCAGTGAGTGTGGAGCGTTACCTTAGCGTTGCATGTCCTGTAAGATTCACAGCTCCAGGTAGGGTGGTCAAGACACAGGTGGCctgtgtgattttctggatcacGTCCTTTGCTAACTGCAGCATTGTCTTACAAATGGAATTAAGCAAAAGCCCCGATGACATATTCTGCTATGACAAATTCAGTAAAAAACAGCTCATTATCCTTAACCCAGTACGCTTAGAGTTGTTTGTCATACTCTTCTGTGTTCCTTTCCTGATTTGCACCTTCTGCTATGTCAACTTCATCCGTATCCTGTCTCAGATTCCCAACATCACCCGGCACCGCCGCATGCGGGCTATCGGTTTGGCCATTGGCACTCTTGTGGTATTTACACTCTGCTTTGGACCTTACAACGTGTCCCATTTATTTGGGATGATAGACGGAAAAGTCCCTTGTTGGCGCAAATATGCCCTTCTACTAACAACCTTCAATGCCTGTCTGGACCCCATCATCTTCTACTTGTCCTCCTCTGCTGTTAGAAGCAGGCTCAGCATCTGCCTGAAGAAAATCAAGGTTCAGCTCAATCCAAAAGCCACATCTGCCCAGACTGCTAATACACCAGAACCCATGGACTCCATCCCCTCATCTAGCCAAAGATTTTGCGTTTCTAACACTCTGGATATAAAGGATACCTGTTGA
- the LOC105007926 gene encoding LOW QUALITY PROTEIN: free fatty acid receptor 3-like (The sequence of the model RefSeq protein was modified relative to this genomic sequence to represent the inferred CDS: deleted 1 base in 1 codon) yields MPIVNLLLSVYIITFLIGVPANILAFCTFCRKVHRKPAPIDILLLNLTISDLIFLAFLPFKMKEAVDDMNWILPFELCPITGFLFYSTIYNSTLLLTAVSVERYLGVAFPIRYALCRRPRYAMVASITFWVVSSLNLSIVYIVPSSQWKERNSTSMDPPPTCYRNFTDPELSILLPVRLELFLVLFCVPFLVCTFCYVNLIHILSRLPSIGRRRRLRAIGLALGTLLVFALCFGPYNVSHLVGFVWHKNIESWREFALLSSTLNACLDPIIFYFSSAAVRSMLNHCARSFMAKLHILKCKRADCCPPLSSRTDQYKKNHALENLYSATSYFT; encoded by the exons ATGCCCATCGTTAATCTGTTGCTGTCCGTTTACATCATCACCTTCCTGATCGGCGTACCTGCCAATATCCTGGCATTTTGCACCTTTTGCCGAAAGGTACACCGCAAACCTGCCCCCATTGACATCCTGCTTCTCAACCTGACCATTTCTGACCTAATCTTCCTTGCCTTCTTGCCCTTCAAAATGAAGGAGGCTGTTGATGATATGAACTGGATACTTCCCTTTGAACTTTGTCCCATCACTGGTTTCCTGTTTTACTCCACCATCTACAACAGCACCCTCCTCCTGACTGCGGTAAGTGTGGAGCGCTACCTTGGTGTTGCCTTCCCCATTAGATACGCCTTGTGTCGTAGGCCTCGCTATGCTATGGTGGCCAGCATCACATTCTGGGTGGTGTCCTCACTGAACCTCTCCATCGTGTACATTGTCCCCAGCTCCCAGTGGAAGGAAAGAAATAGTACCTCTATGGACCCTCCCCCAACATGCTACCGGAACTTCACAGATCCTGAGCTCAGCATCCTTCTACCAGTGCGTCTAGAGTTATTCCTGGTTCTCTTCTGCGTCCCTTTCTTGGTTTGCACCTTCTGCTATGTCAACTTAATCCATATTTTGTCACGGCTGCCCAGCATCGGCCGGCGGCGGCGGCTTCGTGCCATTGGTCTGGCTCTTGGCACCCTGCTGGTTTTTGCCCTCTGCTTTGGTCCCTACAACGTATCCCATTTGGTAGGGTTCGTCTGGCACAAAAACATAGAAAGTTGGAGGGAATTCGCTTTACTCTCTAGTACCCTTAATGCGTGCCTGGACCCAATCATCTTTTACTTTTCCTCTGCGGCCGTTAGGAGCATGCTAAATCACTGCGCCAGGAGCTTCATGgctaaactgcacattttaaagtGTAAGCGAGCTGACTGCTGCCCCCCACTG TCCTCCAGGACTgaccaatataaaaaaaatcatgccCTTGAGAATCTTTACAGTGCTACATCCTACTTTACATAA